A window of the Salmo trutta chromosome 25, fSalTru1.1, whole genome shotgun sequence genome harbors these coding sequences:
- the LOC115162252 gene encoding protein RD3-like isoform X1, protein MPLFSWMKWLRAEGEQAQDEGTSAKSTGVLPSCTLIRELLWHVEERERLAREVEREHRLAHNTVGYPHWLQSYPRLRTLIPASERHQLERLCAQIQPIHTATVLSRFREVLASNNILPWELVYVFKQVLRDFLNKEEGEEEEEHLPQPALLEPMEAWTNRYQMKQGFVTPTVPDCGEPPREEIPTISGYVDRTMRGSSPFTAHRDWDLPYYYHHPMPHNSTEAYSTML, encoded by the exons ATGCCCCTATTCAGCTGGATGAAATGGTTGCGTGCTGAAGGAGAACAGGCTCAAGATGAGGGGACGTCTGCTAAGTCCACAGGGGTATTACCCAGCTGCACACTGATCAGGGAGCTGCTGTGGCACGTGGAGGAGAGGGAGCGCCTGGCACGGGAGGTGGAGCGGGAACACAGGTTGGCCCACAACACCGTGGGATACCCCCACTGGCTCCAGAGCTACCCAAGGTTACGTACGCTGATCCCCGCATCGGAGCGTCACCAGTTGGAGCGTTTGTGTGCCCAGATCCAGCCCATACACACCGCCACGGTGCTCTCCAG GTTCCGCGAGGTGCTGGCCAGCAACAACATCCTGCCCTGGGAGCTGGTGTACGTCTTCAAGCAGGTGCTGAGAGACTTCCTCAACAAAGAGgaaggggaagaagaggaggagcatCTGCCACAGCCAGCACTGCTTGAGCCAATGGAGGCCTGGACCAACCGATACCAAATGAAGCAGGGCTTTGTCACACCCACCGTGCCGGACTGTGGTGAGCCCCCGAGAGAGGAGATCCCAACCATCTCTGGATATGTGGACCGTACTATGAGAGGCTCTAGTCCTTTCACTGCCCATAGGGACTGGGACCTtccctactactaccaccacccaaTGCCACACAACTCCACAGAGGCCTACAGCACCATGCTGTGA
- the LOC115162252 gene encoding protein RD3-like isoform X2: MKWLRAEGEQAQDEGTSAKSTGVLPSCTLIRELLWHVEERERLAREVEREHRLAHNTVGYPHWLQSYPRLRTLIPASERHQLERLCAQIQPIHTATVLSRFREVLASNNILPWELVYVFKQVLRDFLNKEEGEEEEEHLPQPALLEPMEAWTNRYQMKQGFVTPTVPDCGEPPREEIPTISGYVDRTMRGSSPFTAHRDWDLPYYYHHPMPHNSTEAYSTML; the protein is encoded by the exons ATGAAATGGTTGCGTGCTGAAGGAGAACAGGCTCAAGATGAGGGGACGTCTGCTAAGTCCACAGGGGTATTACCCAGCTGCACACTGATCAGGGAGCTGCTGTGGCACGTGGAGGAGAGGGAGCGCCTGGCACGGGAGGTGGAGCGGGAACACAGGTTGGCCCACAACACCGTGGGATACCCCCACTGGCTCCAGAGCTACCCAAGGTTACGTACGCTGATCCCCGCATCGGAGCGTCACCAGTTGGAGCGTTTGTGTGCCCAGATCCAGCCCATACACACCGCCACGGTGCTCTCCAG GTTCCGCGAGGTGCTGGCCAGCAACAACATCCTGCCCTGGGAGCTGGTGTACGTCTTCAAGCAGGTGCTGAGAGACTTCCTCAACAAAGAGgaaggggaagaagaggaggagcatCTGCCACAGCCAGCACTGCTTGAGCCAATGGAGGCCTGGACCAACCGATACCAAATGAAGCAGGGCTTTGTCACACCCACCGTGCCGGACTGTGGTGAGCCCCCGAGAGAGGAGATCCCAACCATCTCTGGATATGTGGACCGTACTATGAGAGGCTCTAGTCCTTTCACTGCCCATAGGGACTGGGACCTtccctactactaccaccacccaaTGCCACACAACTCCACAGAGGCCTACAGCACCATGCTGTGA